The following coding sequences are from one Candidatus Eisenbacteria bacterium window:
- a CDS encoding transposase, with amino-acid sequence FPDTSLVEELFRLLLLIGLHEAERLSEEFLLSLLSWRRSGFSVHAGEPLPPGEPRLERLARSLARPPLAFSQVEIDSEDRVHLRTPPHPRTGKTEIVFDPLDFVHAVVAQVPDRGQHLVRYYGVYANRAGKIWRKRITGEEDRRSTRSSRRLKWAEPRAGSLPPGEAGTPAPTSRRASWARLPKKVFEVDPLLCPRCGARLQLVSVITEPEVVDKILAHRKRTGAENRALFHERAPPEVSVPSLPPTV; translated from the coding sequence CTTCCCCGACACGTCCCTCGTCGAGGAGCTCTTTCGGCTTCTCCTGCTCATCGGCCTCCACGAGGCCGAGCGGCTCTCCGAGGAGTTCCTCCTTTCGCTCCTCTCCTGGCGGAGGTCCGGTTTCTCGGTGCATGCCGGAGAGCCTCTCCCGCCCGGCGAACCCCGCCTCGAACGCCTCGCCCGCTCCCTCGCGCGCCCCCCGCTCGCCTTCTCCCAGGTGGAGATCGACTCGGAAGATCGCGTCCATCTCCGCACCCCTCCCCATCCGCGCACGGGCAAGACCGAGATCGTTTTCGATCCCCTCGACTTCGTCCACGCCGTGGTCGCTCAGGTACCCGACCGTGGGCAGCACTTGGTCCGCTACTATGGTGTCTACGCCAACCGAGCCGGGAAGATCTGGAGAAAGAGAATCACGGGAGAGGAAGACAGGAGGAGCACACGCTCGTCTCGTCGCCTCAAATGGGCCGAGCCGCGCGCCGGTTCCCTCCCGCCGGGCGAAGCGGGCACACCCGCTCCCACCTCCCGCCGCGCGAGCTGGGCGAGGCTCCCCAAAAAGGTCTTCGAGGTCGATCCGCTCCTCTGCCCCCGTTGCGGCGCGCGGCTCCAGCTGGTCTCGGTCATCACCGAGCCGGAGGTCGTCGATAAGATTCTCGCTCACAGGAAAAGAACCGGCGCCGAGAATCGGGCGCTCTTCCACGAGCGCGCCCCGCCGGAGGTAAG